ACCAATACGATGACAAACAATTGGGAGTACAATTAAGAAATCCTTGTTCCGAAAAGATAACAAAGGTCTCAGTTTTATTATAGGCATTTTGTAGATGAAATAGATACCAATCCCATTGTAGAAGCAAAATGGGAAGTAGTGTTCAATAATGCTGAATTATGTATGAAGTATGGAATAATAAAGTTTAATCACATACATAGAATTgcacaatttaatttcaaattactaCACAacatttaaatgataaatatgtttttaattaatcagGTAGAATTCGTCCTTTAATGTGCAATACCATTCGATTTAGGAAATCATTTGTCCACAACTATATTCATGTTTCCAACTCAACATTTCAAAgatagtttgtttttttattccttCTGTAAATATAACTTGTTTACTAatattatagttttaatgtcatcatcatcatccgttACGCTATTCGTCTTGGGTAGACATTGCGTACGCTAATCGTTTCCATGACTCTCTTTCGGTGGTCTGATGGTCTGTCATTAACTTTGCGATCGATGTATTTGCTTTTTAGAGTTCTTTTTTATGTTTCCTATCCAGGTAGTTTTTGGTCTGCCAACTGGTCTTTTAACTTTTCTAATAGATTCTGTCAATGCTAATTTGGCTGGAGTGTCCATCGGAAGCCTTAGCATATGTCCGGttcatttgtattttcttttccTTATTATGTTTGACCATTTTAGTTCTTTTGTTTTTCTGTATAGTTCTATATTTCTGATTGTGTACGGCcacttaatttttataatttttcttaataATTTCCTATGGAAGCAGTCAATTTCGTCCTCTTGTTTTTTGGTCATTGTCCATAATTCTGAGTTGTACATGAACATGCTTTAGACGTATACATTGAATAGTCTCATTTTTACTTCTAGTTAAAAGTTTTTGCTTGTTAGAATTTCTTTGTAGTTGTTGAAGGCTGATATTGCGAGTTGTTTTCGGCGTTTCATATCGTTATCTGTGTCAATTAGCGATCCTAGATATTTACTTTTTTCCACGATTCTTCTCCTTTTCTTTTGATTATATAATCTTCTGTGTTTTAGTGTTGTTTATGATTAGGTTTCTGCTTTCTAGTTTCTTAGGTATGGTTTTCTTAACTTCTTCGACTTGTGTTTTTGAATTTGCCACCCATCCGATGTCGTCTGCATATTGTTGATCCATTATGAAGAATGATGATTGTGGTAGTTGTTGGTTTTCATCATCGTGTTCCAGTGCTCTTGCAAGATAAAGAGTGAAGAGCACTGGACTCAGGCAATCTCCTTGTGGAATACCGATGTTAGTTGTAAAAGATTTGCCTACTGTACTACTTTTAGTAGAAGTGAGACCATGTGCAGTTCGTCATCATTCTTGAGATCTGTTAATAGTTTCCCCCTGTTCATCGAATCATGGTGGCTCTGCAGTTTACAATTAAATTCAATTGTATGTATGAGCAGGGAGTAAAATAAAATCTCCCTGGTATGAGGAAGTAATCATATAACATTACCATATCAAATATTGCCATAGGCCTATTCAAACCATTAGAAAAACTCTCTACTTCTCAGACTGATTGTATTTATTGATGCTCGGGTCATATTAATTATCACGCAACCTCCAAAATGATTTTTATACAAGCTGCCTTGAGAAATACTGCTATATACGGCGCAAACGCAATGCCAGGCAAGTTTCTACTGTTGCAGAATGTTAAAACATGGTTACATCAAAAAAGTAATGCAAACAACTGTGTACCTCCCAGGGAACTTCTCAGGGAAAAAGATTTAAAGGACGTACAGAACTACCATATGATGTCATAGTACGTCATATGggaatttaaatatgctaattagaatgtttaatatcacatttatatctactcgtaatgcacttaggtggtctaaattCAACCGTTAAGGAGATATGGGGCTTCAAAATAGCAAaaggcggccattttgaatttacgCTAATCAACCCACTTCccgatgtccgattttggtaaactttggatatgatattcatttgaaccatatttaccagacaaaacaaaaacaaaatctgttgcaatttgttctaggttcacCCTATTTTTGACTTATCTTTACTggactattattatttacaggtGGATCGTAAGAAGCTGCACGAGATGGCCGCTATTAAATTACCTGACACTCTTTATGCCAAATAACGTGTTAGTGAAGATTCAcatgattaaaaataaaatataaatataattacattGGAATACTTGTACTAGGTGTGTAGATGTAGAATTGAAGCGAAAGCTACGTCATTATGAAGGAATCAATAATATAGCATGTatatttgtgtaaaaatatgaaagaagaaaataatatgttgataTCGTTTAGGTTGGACAATCAagcttatcgtttcaaaaaagAAATCTTAGGCTCTCGTCTCGCATgtataaaattacattacaaatgTTATGATGGTATCTGATGATAAATATTCCAACAAAAAACTgtcaaaaataatacaatagatACAAATAATTAGGTAATGTACGAACACATCTGTATTACCaatgaaaaaagaaatgtaGGTCGCAGAATATGACATTGTGTTTTATCTGCAGAACAAAAATGAGATCGTTATGAGTTATGTTCTTTTGGACGAATGCCTAATACTGCTGCTAacagtttattattttaattatttcactAGTTGCCAATCTTCAAAATAATTTGCTGGTCTTCGAAAGGACATCCGCAATAATAGTATATTGATTATCTTATTGTGTCACGTATACAGTATCTGATGGAAATGTTGATATCGGAGTTTGGTATATCTTGTGCCTGTGGACTCgagacaaataaaataaaactcttTCACAAAATACCAACACCCGACTTGAGCTTCACATATGCAAAAGTGAACAAAATATgacaatttgtttacattttaactaTATTTTCCTTTGATACACAGACAATTCATAATTGTAATATTACATACATCAAACAAGACAAGCACTCCAATATCAATTGCCACTCTCTCGAACCAGTCTTTAAATGAACACCGTATACACTAGTCCCAAACTTtggaatttatatttaattcttAAACAATcgtataactttttttttatttgtccaAGGTTCTTTGTACTTTGTTAATATTTGCATACCGTATTTAGATAAAATctgaaaaaattgttataatctagacttgtattattatttttttcgactttttaaaatgagGTATATCATAATATTAGTTTTACAACCTTTATTTAGTAATTTCATCATATTGTAGTGAAAGACTACACACATGTAAGTTAACAAAACgatgaaaatatgctaaattttaaattaatatagatctTCAGATGCTCGGGAATccctatttttcatttcattttcttaaagtgtatgtatcatatgtatgatttattataaaattaagagaaaaaaagttgattacgtcatcattaattgtatattaattcaaacaaactatgacattttcttagacCGAAATAACaacttcatcatcatcaaagTAAAAAATTATGATTCATTTCGGTATGCAATAATCTATCTGCAGCACAATGGTTACTTCGTACTAACTACATGGAGGAATCTTTCTTTAACTTTTAGTAGTTGTGTTATAGATAGTCTGTGCTCGCGTctgcattcaaggtaccgagattgAGTCCCACCTTGGTGTTATCcgtattattttttcaattttatctagagaaaaagtaacttatgtctttattattatgtaacaaagttaggttatgacattatacgcggATGGATCTTTGATcagattgtgataccggctatagTATTTGCATTAGCAATTCAAGATCCTatctttcatatttttattttttttttgtatttatttatttaatcacacTCTTGTGAAATACAAGACCAGCCAATtcatgtattataaataattaaagattctgacaaaatcaatcaatcaaccaatatatcttttaaaaatcaattatctgtatttaaatcaatgcataatATAACCCACAATTCGTCATAATGACGAATTCAATCTAGTTCTTTATTGTACTTCTTATTTCACCACCAACAGTAAGTTGCCTATTTAGTcttcttaattatttattcattgtaCAATTTTGGCTATAAAGTTTTATTTAACCAGTAACAAAATAACACGTGACAGCGTATGATATGactgtaaaaattaatttgtctAGTAGAATCATATCTGAGTAGACTCGAAACGTTTGTAACTTTGTCTAAATGTCTTTCTTGAGAAAAAAGAGCTACGTCCATACTCCCAGTATAAAGCCCTTTATTGGGCTGACAATGCACGAAATGTTGGAAGAGAGGGTAAAGAAAAATCCGGACAGAGAAATGCTTGTTTTTGTCGGTGATAATGAACGAGTTACGTTTGTTGAATTCAAGAAAAAGGTGAGCAAATGATTCGAATGTACATTAATGAATGGGAAATCTTGATTACTAAATAACACATCGAAATATTTTTGCAATAGATATTATTTAACGTTTACACCATGCACAAATTTGGGATCGAGGCAAATTATCGAAACATTGTACTAGGTACAGGAAACAAATATGTAGACCACATGTTCTCTATTGGATGCTTCTGCGTTTACAAGGCACATActttgaaaaatgtaaacaaatggacCGCATCATTGTCTCGTCTTTTTATGGcggaaaaaaacaaaagatctTACTTTAACcacctattataatttatattgatgtgaatctgattatttaaaatatattacataataatgttgtataataCACATAGGCAGTTTCATTTTATCTTATATGAAATAAGTAACGCACGAGAAGATAAGCAAACAAATATAACCATGAGACATAAAACTAGACACAGGAGTAAGAaaagcatttttaatatttttgtttttgttttttttttatattcgtattttaaaataatgtaaataatctGTATATAGGGTATAAATGAATTATATGTCAAAAAATACTACCGAAAATAACTATACAACATTAGTAAATGTATCtcctacagtacatttattagTTAAGTGTTCAGAATTTTAGATGTTGAGAATTATAGAACAAAAAAATactagaaaattatgaaaaaaggtggataacagaaaagaaatattaatgTTCTGATTCCAAGAACAGTAACgttgataaaatataaaaaaaatatatatataagatgagggcgtatcaatttgatctctgatgcgcgtgcgtacaactgaggactagtgctgttccgccgtaccacgccgagaatgttaaagagtcgctatccaatcgagttcgaacaataccatgaaagccccagtggtctaatggttaggacgtctgcatatcaagcaggcggtccgagttcgagtctcggttggggcgactttttctcattctaacagatttccttatctttatcgtttcaaattaattaattaaatttcagtatatcaccgggcggtttagaattaatgttctttgcctgatttgttgaTATATATATACCTATATATACCTATACCTATATATacctataatatatattataaaccaaacaaaagtaagaataacaatgaatagttattattaatattagaaataattgtattaatctgttgatgaaatgaaatgaataaatagtggttaacgccacaaaagagaaaaaaaatagatattatttaattgttgtttaaaCTACAGGAActgtgaatttttttttttatatttaagataATAAACTTGGCAGCCGGAATCCTACTGAAACTTGGTCTTCGTCGTGGTGATCTTATAGCTGTTATAGGTCATAACCACATAGAATGGCCACTTATTACAGGTGCAGCGAGTGCAATTGGAGTCGGTGTGGTAGGCACTTCTTTtagtaaaacaaattatatccATTATAGATATTGGTTAGGTTGGTATACTGTAGGCTAGTACCTCGAGTATATTAAATGTAGGCTAATTTCTAAAACGTGAATTGTTTGTAATGTAATGCATTATTGTTCTATTCTTTCTTCAGGTTAATCTACTAATTGGTCATACTCATCAAACGTTAATGAAAGTAATGTCACAAGTAAGATTTTGTGATCAATTTATTGTTGCCTATGACTGATGTTGCTTAATAACATGATTACATGACTTTAGGATTTATTTAAACGCcacaaaaatgataaaataaacttCCTagcaattattatttacaggtaTCATGCAAAGCTCTGTTCATAACTCGTAGCCCTGATACACTTTACCCGATGGTTTGTGAAATGATTCCAGAGTTAAGTGAAAGTATTCCAGGTGACCTAAATTCAAAACAGTgagtattttaaaattgtatacattGTATACATACATATGTAACAGTAGACAAGTTTGCTTACtttacattgttttatatgGTTTCTCTAGGTTCCCTTACTTGAAAAAAGTCATAGCCGCTGGTTTAAATTGCAAAAGGTAGGTACCGATTACATGTTCATCAACAGCAAGGACATTTGGTTATACTGTAAGTTATCgaaatattgtaatgtaatttttttattcagtgGGATGCTGAATTTCGATGATATAGCTATTCCGGGACGTGAGATGGAAGTAGCAAAAGCGGCGAAAAAAGTTACAATGAATGACATCTGCCATATTACTATGACATCGGTAAACACTATTTCAGTaaagattatatttttaaaatattatgtttgtaCCTTTTCTTGAATTAATTGCCCAAGTTTGGATGAAACATTTTATTCTGAGGTGCAACGTGCATTAAGTACATTAGTAactgtttattatattattgagtACTGGTACATATTATGTACcaatattttataatgtttttttataaacataggGCACAACAGGATCCCCGAAATTGGTACCGTATACTCATTTCCAAACACTTAATGGAAACTCCTTTCTACCCGATCAGTTTGATGAGAAACAAGTAGGTTAAAACGTATTTTAGTTTACTAATTTCTATACACAAACGATTAAAAAAGTCAAACGACGAAAACCAGAGTATATGACGATCGAAATAAGAAAGAAGATGATAactatgacattttttttttttggtctatTCAAACTTTTTGGAGCTTTTGATTGGTTGCGTATTTGTATCGTAAATAATATAATCTACAAATATGTAAAACAACTGATTAAAATTGCGCGAATACATTGTGGAAAaagctgaaaataaaatataataataacaataacaataatgacGACAGCGACGACAACGACAACGACAACTGAAATGACAACGTCAacgttaatattaataatgataataataataatgtaaatattaataacaacaactaccatataacaataacaataacggCGACGGCAACGACGACGACGACAACGACAAGGACAACTAAAACGACAACGACAACGTAAacgttaataataattttaataataattttaatgctaataacaataacaacaactaCAACAACTACAACAACTACAACTACAATTACAACTACAActacaattacaattacaacTACAACAACTACAACTACAACAACTACAACAAAAACTACTAACAACTACAACTACAATTACAACTACAACAACTACAACTACAACAACTACTAACAACTACAACTACAATTACAACTACAACTACAACAACTACTTCCAACTACTAACAACTACAACTACAATTATAACTACAACAACTACAATTACAACTACAActacaattacaattacaacTACAACAACTACAACTACAACAACTACAATTACAACAACTACTAACAACTACAACTACAACAACAACTACTACAACAactacaacaacaacaacaacaacaacaacaactacAACAATAATAGCATAGTTATTAGTAACaatagtaacaataacaatattataacatatattatgataattcaaaaaatgattatttgtttaaatagtaatgtttcttttttaaaaccAAAGATCAACAAGATAGCATTCGTCGGCAACATAGCTTACATTTCGACAACGCTACTTAGTCAAGTATGGCCACTTTTTTTTGGTACAACTTCTGTATTTTGTTCACCAGCCTACAACTTTGAAAAGTTTATTCAGGCTTCTGAAGCAGAAAGGTAAAGTATTCACAAACAATTATGCGCGGAATTCAATAGTTTCCAATTCAGTCAGAGGGCAATGTTAACAGAGCGTGACGAGCATGTCATGTCATCTTCCGTTCCAATCTATTCAATACTGGTAGTTGTATTATTACAGTTGTTATTATAGAATAGTTGATCAATTGATCTAAAATTGTTTTTAGATGTACCTTTCTGTCGTTGAGCATTGATGGTGTGGTTAATCTTTTGTATAATCCTATTTGTGATAAGTACGACCTGTCATCATTTAAATCAGGTATAATATTACCAGTCTACTAAAAATCTCTTTATAATATGCAAAAACTAtgtacaaaaaacaaatacaataacCCATGGACCTTGGCTTTCAAGTATATTACAACTCTCGGAGTATAAAACATCCATTGCTGAGCCATAAAGGGTATTTCTCATAATGTACATAACCAAATTCCTACTGAGAAACGATACATATATTTTCTGATGTTTTCTTTGaccatcaacatcatcaaccaTCAACAAACAATGCACTATTGGGTAGTGGTAAAGTATGAGTCATACATAAAATGGGTAACTGTAACAAACGTTTACCTTCCTCAAAGCCCTATTATAATGATTCATACATAATTTAAACTCTTATActcaacatactgtacatttgtaAAAATTGGCCTATTAATTCCTAATATAAATATCTGTTTTGCACGtgagacaattttttttttaaattctttttaagGTTTTATCGCTGGTTCGCCGATACCTCCAGCTCTTATTTTCGAAATGAACACAAAGTTTGGAATTCGTTTGTTGGTATGTACAAAGTATTAAAATTAGGAGCTTGTTGATAGCCACGAACGTCTGCacattgtattaattaaattaattttaactcTTTTTTGGCAATAGTTAGAATTGTTTAGACCactaaaaagaaacacatttaaacacataaaatataattaaaaattaaggaaagtatcaatcaatttatttggtTAAATATTTAACAATGTTGCCAATGCtaaaagtaaattttaaattatcgGGGAAGATATTAGCGAGCTTTAGCAGGAGCACGTATAATGTCAACTATCCCAACAGTCAACTCGCAAGCTCAGTCTACTGTGTAAACAAATAGATCTGCTCATGCGCAAGCAATACGAAAACCTTATTTCTGTAAAATAGcgtcaataaaaacattaacagAAAAGTATCGAAACATGGAACACTCGTTTAAATTCTGCAAAATagttaagaaaacaaaaatgacaaagttaaagttatgtttttagtcgcgtgcgtgCAACGCGACACTTcaactcactatgtcggtcggttggtcggtaaaccctaacttgagcacgcgactgcagccatgtatatggccttgttgatTAAACCAAACAGGTTGCAATATGCATGATAAAacatgcctagctaggcctagtatatgtCAAAAGGTATTCCATGATTTGATTTAATACGAGTGGCGTATGTTGTATGCGCTACACCCGCCGTCGAAGCGCGAAATCAAAACGAACAATTTACGCTGCAAATTAGTAGAATGTTGACGACATCCGTTAAAGTTAACGTTTTACATGCTCTTGCGAATTAAGCTCCCTATTTCTGCGTGTGTTACGTACATTTTTCTGTTGGCATTTGCATCATGTCAACTATAACAATGTtggcaaatatttaaaattatttggaACATTTAACGTAAACCAATTTCAACACACACGAAcaataattgaaaattaataagAAAGTATATCAATGAATAcaattatcgaaatgctaaaggGAAATGTTTTTCTTTCTGAGTTTGACATATTGCGActagtacatttttttttctctttcactAGAATTTTTACGGGTCAACAGAAGCCACTATCATCAGTTCATTGACAGTCGAT
This is a stretch of genomic DNA from Antedon mediterranea chromosome 3, ecAntMedi1.1, whole genome shotgun sequence. It encodes these proteins:
- the LOC140043629 gene encoding medium-chain acyl-CoA ligase ACSF2, mitochondrial-like encodes the protein MSFLRKKSYVHTPSIKPFIGLTMHEMLEERVKKNPDREMLVFVGDNERVTFVEFKKKIINLAAGILLKLGLRRGDLIAVIGHNHIEWPLITGAASAIGVGVVNLLIGHTHQTLMKVMSQVSCKALFITRSPDTLYPMVCEMIPELSESIPGDLNSKQFPYLKKVIAAGLNCKSGMLNFDDIAIPGREMEVAKAAKKVTMNDICHITMTSGTTGSPKLVPYTHFQTLNGNSFLPDQFDEKQINKIAFVGNIAYISTTLLSQVWPLFFGTTSVFCSPAYNFEKFIQASEAERCTFLSLSIDGVVNLLYNPICDKYDLSSFKSGFIAGSPIPPALIFEMNTKFGIRLLNFYGSTEATIISSLTVDDSPDFWNTSGRTLPNTELLVVDEKGCPVELSEKGEIWVRSPVAFRGYYGDTEKTKQTITENGWIKTGDVGKLTADGYLKIVGRTKDTIFRSGSNIHPSDVECVIVTHPAISNVQVLPIPDYRIGEDVSACVVLNEGYDITEEELKTFFEGEVATGKMSDFILPSYFLIFDSFPYGASGKVDRKKLQELAIGRVKLPETPYVEKRVELHD